The Candidatus Accumulibacter similis genome has a segment encoding these proteins:
- a CDS encoding alpha/beta hydrolase: MPTVTANKLQIEYESFGSDAAPVILLIMGLGAQLNRWNIELCDALVDRGFRVLRFDNRDCGLSSKLDEAGVPDIGRALRSGVPPDAPYSLEDMAADCIGLLDALGIKAAHVVGASMGGAIAQIVAARYPERSLSLTSIMSTSSHPDLPPPSSGAAQALLAPLPATRDRESLIEDAIRRQLAVASPEYPTCPNRLRNQFVEEHERSFHPRGVTRQLAAFLASGDRRALLATITIPALVLHGADDPLIPLACGEDVAAHIPGAELRVIEGMAHDFPLALTDVFADAIAAVACRSQR; the protein is encoded by the coding sequence ATGCCCACAGTGACTGCCAACAAGCTGCAGATCGAGTACGAATCCTTCGGCAGCGATGCCGCCCCGGTGATCCTGCTGATCATGGGACTGGGTGCCCAACTCAACCGCTGGAACATCGAACTCTGTGATGCACTGGTTGACCGCGGTTTTCGCGTGCTCCGTTTCGACAACCGCGACTGCGGCCTTTCGAGCAAGCTTGACGAGGCAGGAGTTCCGGACATTGGCCGAGCGTTGCGCAGCGGCGTGCCACCGGACGCGCCCTATTCGCTCGAGGACATGGCGGCAGACTGCATCGGCCTGCTCGACGCCCTGGGAATCAAGGCAGCGCACGTGGTCGGCGCGTCGATGGGTGGTGCGATCGCGCAGATCGTCGCGGCCCGCTACCCGGAGCGCAGCCTGTCGCTGACCAGCATCATGTCGACCAGCAGCCATCCGGACCTGCCACCGCCCAGTTCAGGGGCTGCGCAGGCACTCCTCGCACCACTGCCTGCGACGCGTGACAGGGAAAGCCTGATCGAGGATGCGATCAGGCGCCAACTGGCGGTTGCCAGCCCGGAGTATCCGACTTGCCCCAATCGCCTGCGCAATCAGTTTGTCGAAGAGCACGAGCGCAGCTTTCATCCGCGCGGCGTCACCCGGCAGCTGGCGGCCTTTCTTGCCAGCGGCGACCGCCGCGCGCTTCTGGCGACGATCACGATCCCGGCGCTCGTCCTGCACGGTGCTGACGACCCGCTGATCCCGCTTGCCTGCGGTGAGGACGTGGCAGCACACATTCCTGGTGCCGAGTTGCGCGTCATCGAGGGAATGGCGCACGATTTCCCGCTCGCCCTGACCGATGTCTTCGCCGACGCCATTGCCGCGGTCGCCTGCCGCAGCCAGCGCTGA
- a CDS encoding acyl-CoA dehydrogenase C-terminal domain-containing protein, which produces MSEYIAPIRDMQFVLRELAGLEQVAQLPGCEEATPDLVDAVLEEAARFAEEVLSPLNWSGDQEGARWHDKTVTMPAGFKEAYKLFAESGWTALGSEPEWGGQGLPKVVAAAVGEMWKSANHSFSLCPLLTSGAIEALVLSGSDELKQTYVEKMVSGVWTGTMNLTEPNAGSDLAAVRTRAEPQADGSYRIFGQKIFITYGEHDMAENIIHLVLARTPTAPEGVKGISLFVVPKFMVNEDGSLGGRNDAYCVSIEHKLGIHASPTAIMAFGDHAGAVGHLVGEENRGLEYMFIMMNAARFGVGLEGVAACERAYQRARDYARDRIQCTDIGVRGGAKVPIIRHPDVRRMLMTMKSRAEATRALAYVVAAAHDAAVHHPDAGERKRNQAFVDLMIPVVKGWSTESGVSMASIGIQVHGGMGYVEETGAAQHLRDAQISTIYEGTTGIQANDLIGRKMAREGGATLQAVIGLMRGVAGELGGRSGDDFVALQRRLSEAIDALANAGEWLVANFGNDVRAASAGAVPFLMLFGVVAGGWQMARAALVAQAKIDAGDADPFYPAKIGTARFYADHVLSQAAALASSITDGAAGVLTLPEDMF; this is translated from the coding sequence ATGAGTGAATACATTGCCCCGATACGCGACATGCAGTTCGTCCTCAGGGAACTCGCCGGACTCGAACAGGTGGCGCAGCTACCCGGATGTGAGGAAGCGACTCCAGACCTTGTCGACGCGGTCCTCGAGGAAGCAGCGCGTTTTGCCGAGGAGGTTCTGTCGCCGCTGAACTGGTCCGGAGACCAGGAAGGCGCACGCTGGCACGACAAGACGGTGACGATGCCGGCCGGCTTCAAGGAGGCCTACAAACTGTTCGCCGAGAGCGGCTGGACGGCACTTGGCAGCGAGCCCGAGTGGGGAGGGCAGGGGCTGCCCAAGGTCGTCGCCGCCGCCGTCGGCGAGATGTGGAAATCGGCCAATCACTCCTTTTCCCTGTGTCCGTTGCTGACCAGCGGGGCGATCGAGGCTCTGGTCCTTTCCGGCAGCGACGAACTGAAGCAAACCTACGTCGAGAAGATGGTCAGCGGCGTCTGGACCGGGACGATGAACCTGACCGAGCCCAATGCCGGTTCCGACCTCGCTGCCGTCCGCACGCGAGCCGAACCGCAGGCCGACGGCAGCTACCGCATCTTCGGGCAGAAGATCTTCATCACCTACGGCGAGCACGACATGGCGGAGAACATCATCCATCTCGTACTGGCGCGGACACCGACCGCTCCGGAAGGGGTGAAGGGGATATCGCTGTTCGTCGTGCCGAAGTTCATGGTCAACGAGGACGGCAGCCTGGGCGGGCGCAACGATGCGTATTGCGTATCGATCGAGCACAAGCTCGGGATCCATGCCAGCCCGACGGCGATCATGGCCTTTGGCGACCATGCGGGCGCCGTGGGCCATCTGGTCGGGGAGGAGAATCGCGGTCTCGAGTACATGTTCATCATGATGAATGCCGCACGCTTCGGCGTCGGCCTCGAAGGTGTTGCCGCTTGCGAACGAGCCTACCAGCGTGCACGCGATTACGCTCGCGATCGCATCCAGTGCACCGACATCGGTGTCCGTGGCGGAGCGAAAGTGCCGATCATCCGGCATCCTGATGTCCGCCGCATGTTGATGACCATGAAATCGCGTGCCGAGGCGACGCGCGCACTTGCCTATGTGGTGGCGGCAGCGCACGACGCCGCCGTACACCATCCGGATGCCGGTGAGCGCAAGCGCAACCAGGCTTTCGTCGACCTGATGATCCCGGTTGTAAAGGGCTGGAGTACCGAATCCGGGGTCAGCATGGCTTCGATCGGCATCCAGGTACACGGTGGCATGGGCTATGTCGAGGAGACCGGCGCCGCGCAGCACCTGCGCGACGCGCAGATTTCGACGATCTACGAGGGCACTACCGGCATCCAGGCGAACGACCTCATTGGCCGCAAGATGGCGCGTGAGGGCGGTGCGACGCTGCAAGCGGTCATCGGGCTGATGCGTGGCGTTGCCGGCGAACTCGGCGGACGCTCGGGTGACGACTTCGTTGCGCTGCAGCGGCGTTTGTCGGAGGCGATCGATGCCCTCGCCAACGCGGGCGAATGGCTCGTCGCCAACTTCGGCAACGATGTCCGCGCCGCGTCTGCCGGTGCGGTGCCTTTCCTGATGCTGTTTGGTGTCGTTGCCGGGGGCTGGCAGATGGCGCGTGCCGCGCTGGTCGCGCAAGCGAAGATCGACGCCGGTGATGCCGATCCGTTCTACCCGGCGAAAATCGGCACCGCCCGCTTCTATGCCGACCACGTTCTGTCGCAGGCCGCCGCTCTGGCCAGCAGCATTACTGATGGTGCCGCCGGCGTGCTGACGCTGCCGGAAGACATGTTCTGA
- a CDS encoding acetoacetate--CoA ligase, with product MTGETPLWQPGAERIASARLASFTTAVRRRWQVDCGDYASLWRWSVEQPEAFWTSVWEECGVLGEAGPTVVEDRDRMPGARWFPQARLNYAENLLRRRDDGDALVFWGENRLRRRLSHGELYAQVSRCAQALRAAGVGPGDRVAGYLPNMPEALIAMLATASLGAVWSSASPDFGVQGVLDRFGQIEPKVLFCVDGYWYNGKPAGCMTRNVEVAARMPSLAQAVIVPYVDAEPRADLIHNGVRYADFVAPFVAGEIAFRPLPFDHPLFIMFSSGTTGVPKCIVHCHGGALLQHLKEHQLHGDLRPDDRIFYFTTCGWMMWNWLVSALASGATLLLYDGSPFARNGAGAAGEILFDYADAERMTHFGTSAKFIDAIAKAGLQPRATHSLRALRTMFSTGSPLAPESFDYVYREIKQDLLLASISGGTDILSCFALGNPLLPVYRGELQCRGLGMAVSVFDDDGRPLAAGSGERGELVCTAPFPAMPTGFWNDPDGVRYHAAYFDRFPNVWCHGDYVELTAHNGLIIYGRSDAVLNPGGVRIGTAEIYREVEKLPEIVESLVIAQDWRGDVRIVLFVRLRDGLVLDGALVDRVKQQIRDNTTARHVPAKVLQVADIPRTKSGKIVELAVRHVVHGRPVRNIEALANPEALEYFRDRPELQP from the coding sequence ATGACGGGGGAGACGCCACTCTGGCAGCCGGGCGCCGAGCGGATCGCCAGCGCACGGCTCGCCTCCTTCACCACCGCGGTGCGGCGGCGCTGGCAGGTGGACTGCGGCGACTACGCCAGCCTCTGGCGGTGGTCGGTCGAGCAGCCCGAGGCGTTCTGGACTTCGGTCTGGGAGGAGTGCGGGGTGCTCGGTGAAGCTGGTCCAACGGTCGTCGAAGACAGGGACCGCATGCCCGGAGCACGCTGGTTTCCGCAGGCCCGGCTGAACTACGCGGAAAACCTGCTGCGACGCCGTGACGACGGTGACGCGCTCGTGTTCTGGGGTGAGAACCGGCTTCGTCGCCGCCTCTCGCATGGCGAGCTCTACGCCCAGGTTTCGCGCTGCGCGCAAGCCTTGCGCGCGGCAGGCGTCGGACCCGGTGACCGGGTCGCCGGCTACCTGCCGAACATGCCGGAAGCGCTGATCGCCATGCTCGCCACCGCTTCGCTCGGGGCCGTCTGGTCGTCGGCTTCGCCGGACTTTGGCGTGCAGGGAGTGCTCGACCGCTTCGGACAGATCGAGCCAAAGGTCCTGTTCTGTGTCGACGGCTACTGGTACAACGGCAAGCCGGCAGGCTGCATGACGCGCAACGTCGAGGTCGCGGCGCGCATGCCGAGCCTCGCACAGGCCGTCATAGTCCCCTACGTCGACGCGGAGCCGCGAGCAGACCTGATCCACAACGGCGTCCGCTATGCCGACTTCGTGGCCCCGTTCGTTGCCGGCGAGATCGCCTTTCGACCGCTGCCATTCGATCACCCGTTGTTCATCATGTTTTCGTCCGGCACCACCGGTGTACCGAAGTGCATTGTCCATTGTCACGGCGGCGCCTTGCTGCAGCACCTGAAGGAACACCAGTTGCACGGTGACTTGCGGCCTGACGACCGCATCTTCTACTTCACGACCTGCGGCTGGATGATGTGGAACTGGCTGGTCTCCGCTCTGGCGTCGGGCGCGACGCTGCTGCTGTACGACGGGTCGCCCTTTGCCCGCAATGGCGCCGGCGCGGCCGGGGAGATTCTCTTCGACTATGCCGACGCCGAACGCATGACGCACTTCGGTACATCGGCCAAGTTCATCGACGCGATTGCCAAGGCCGGCCTGCAACCGCGGGCGACGCACTCGCTGCGGGCGCTGCGGACGATGTTCTCGACGGGCAGCCCACTGGCACCGGAAAGCTTCGACTACGTCTACCGCGAGATCAAGCAGGATCTGCTTCTCGCGTCGATTTCGGGTGGCACGGACATCCTCTCGTGCTTTGCCCTTGGCAATCCGCTGCTACCGGTTTACCGTGGCGAGCTGCAATGTCGAGGCCTGGGAATGGCGGTCAGTGTCTTCGACGACGACGGGCGGCCCCTTGCTGCGGGGAGCGGCGAACGCGGCGAGCTGGTGTGTACGGCGCCGTTTCCAGCGATGCCCACCGGCTTTTGGAACGACCCCGACGGCGTCAGGTATCATGCGGCGTACTTCGACCGCTTTCCGAATGTGTGGTGCCACGGAGACTACGTCGAGCTGACGGCACACAACGGCCTGATCATCTACGGCCGTTCGGATGCCGTGCTCAACCCGGGCGGCGTCCGCATCGGTACCGCCGAGATCTACCGCGAGGTGGAGAAGCTGCCGGAGATCGTCGAATCGCTCGTCATCGCGCAGGACTGGCGCGGCGACGTGCGGATCGTGCTCTTTGTCCGGTTGCGCGACGGCCTCGTCCTCGACGGAGCGTTGGTCGACCGTGTCAAGCAGCAGATTCGCGACAACACCACGGCTCGCCATGTCCCCGCCAAGGTGCTGCAGGTGGCCGACATTCCTCGCACCAAGAGCGGCAAGATCGTCGAGCTCGCCGTGCGCCATGTCGTCCACGGCCGGCCGGTCAGGAACATCGAGGCGCTTGCCAATCCGGAAGCACTCGAGTACTTTCGCGACCGGCCGGAACTTCAGCCCTGA
- a CDS encoding acyl-CoA thioesterase: MQSQRKLVQTCLIPIRWGDMDAYGHVNNTIYFRYMEQARVEFLERLGFRVMPQGSAPVIINAGCTFLVPLNYPGVVEVRMYCGHPGRSSVPTHYEISLQGSSTIYATGDSKIVWMDVASGKSVPIPETLRAELPG, encoded by the coding sequence ATGCAGAGTCAGAGAAAGCTCGTCCAGACGTGCCTGATCCCCATCCGGTGGGGCGACATGGATGCCTACGGGCACGTCAACAACACGATCTATTTTCGCTACATGGAGCAGGCCCGCGTCGAGTTCCTCGAGCGGCTTGGCTTCCGGGTCATGCCGCAGGGCTCGGCACCCGTGATCATCAACGCCGGTTGCACCTTCCTGGTGCCGCTGAACTATCCCGGCGTGGTCGAGGTGAGGATGTACTGCGGGCATCCGGGTCGCAGCAGCGTGCCAACGCACTACGAGATCAGCCTGCAGGGATCGTCGACCATCTACGCCACCGGTGATTCGAAGATCGTCTGGATGGATGTCGCGAGCGGCAAATCGGTACCAATTCCCGAGACCCTGCGGGCCGAGCTGCCGGGCTGA